A genomic region of Choristoneura fumiferana chromosome 17, NRCan_CFum_1, whole genome shotgun sequence contains the following coding sequences:
- the ais gene encoding DExD-box helicase 52, translating to MDAYDIFKKLTKGLTFKQRVLGVKNNESTFKALPVKKEELEIKEELQSENEEENQSASGGSDQSDLESGDNNDGDLQILEGVTVGEKRKKKKKEKTEDSLKKQELAEQNRYRNEHGIKVVGRHVPPALQDFSELVARYNVKQTLVDTVARCGYTEPTPVQRQAVPCMMEDRQILACAPTGSGKTCAFLVPVLHSLGAPTGGPRALVLCPTRELAHQIYREALRLSEGTELRCSVVRNIKESKVKEREATIRRSDIVISTPNRLCYLLNRDSVNISLNKIRWLIIDEADKLFEGSPDETSAFRQQLEQIMEASASRARRMAMFSATHTPAVAKWCRHNMRGLINVTVGQRNAATNLVDQELLYCGNENGKLVAFRQLVQQGLKPPVLVFVQSKDRAKQLFKELIYDGINVDVIHADRTQAQRDNVVRSFRVGRIWVLICTELMGRGMDFHGVNLVVNYDFPPSAIAYIHRIGRAGRAGQKGRAVTFFTQDDVANLRSIASVMKQSGCAVPEYMLALKQNPNKRKKLAKKAPRRSEISTILGKRPDKRKLENEKDTKEEKSKENGVKPAKRRKIQPGEQVNRKKNKNKNNNQKKKGKSFKKNKIKTVVNKKAK from the exons ATGGACGCATACGATATATTCAAGAAGTTAACCAAGGGTTTGACCTTCAAACAGCGGGTTTTAGGCGTTAAAAACAAT GAAAGTACCTTTAAGGCTTTGCCGGTAAAAAAAGAGGAGTTAGAAATAAAAGAGGAGTTACAAAGTGAGAATGAAGAAGAGAATCAGAGTGCAAGTGGCGGCAGTGACCAAAGCGATCTAGAATCCGGTGATAATAATGATGGCGATCTCCAAATATTAGAAGGAGTTACTGTGGGAGagaagagaaagaaaaagaagaaggaGAAAACAGAAGATTCGTTGAAGAAACAGGAGCTAGCAGAA CAAAATCGTTACCGCAACGAGCATGGCATTAAAGTGGTTGGTCGCCACGTCCCTCCAGCCCTCCAAGATTTCTCCGAGCTAGTTGCTCGATACAATGTAAAGCAGACGCTTGTGGATACTGTGGCACGGTGTGGGTACACGGAGCCAACACCAGTGCAAAGGCAGGCTGTGCCGTGTATGATGGAG GACCGCCAGATCCTAGCCTGCGCGCCAACTGGCTCCGGGAAGACCTGTGCCTTCCTCGTCCCCGTGCTCCACTCCCTGGGTGCTCCTACTGGCGGCCCGCGCGCCCTGGTGCTCTGCCCCACGCGGGAGCTGGCTCACCAGATATACCGGGAGGCGCTGAGGCTCAGTGAGGGCACGGAACTGAGGTGCAGCGTGGTTAGGAATATAAAGGAGAGCAAGGTGAAGGAAAGAGAGGCTACTATTAGGAGGAGTG ATATTGTCATCAGTACTCCAAACAGATTGTGCTACCTTCTCAACCGTGACAGCGTTAATATTTCCCTAAACAA AATTCGCTGGCTGATAATCGACGAGGCCGACAAACTGTTCGAGGGCTCGCCCGACGAAACGTCGGCGTTCAGGCAGCAGCTGGAGCAGATAATGGAGGCCAGCGCGTCGCGGGCGCGCCGTATGGCCATGTTCAGTGCTACACACACGCCCGCCGTGGCCAAGTGGTGCCGGCACAATATGCGGGGGCTCATCAATGTCACTGTGGGACAGAG aaacgCAGCGACTAACCTAGTAGATCAGGAGCTATTGTACTGCGGCAACGAAAACGGAAAACTGGTGGCGTTTAGACAGCTCGTGCAGCAAGGACTAAAGCCTCCCGTATTAG tGTTCGTTCAAAGTAAAGATCGGGCCAAGCAACTATTCAAAGAATTAATCTACGATGGAATAAATGTGGACGTCATTCACGCCGACAGAACTCAGGCGCAG CGCGACAACGTGGTGCGCAGTTTCCGCGTGGGCCGCATATGGGTCCTGATCTGCACCGAGCTGATGGGGCGCGGCATGGACTTCCACGGGGTCAACCTGGTCGTCAACTACGACTTCCCGCCCTCCGCCATCGCTTACATTCACAG AATCGGCCGCGCTGGCCGAGCGGGACAGAAAGGTCGCGCTGTTACTTTCTTCACGCAAGATGACGTCGCCAACCTAAGGAG catCGCATCAGTGATGAAGCAGTCCGGCTGCGCAGTGCCAGAGTACATGCTGGCGCTAAAACAGAACCCCAACAAGCGGAAGAAGTTGGCCAAGAAGGCGCCGCGACGCAGCGAGATCTCCACCATCCTGGGAAAGCGGCCGGACAA gAGAAAACTAGAAAATGAAAAAGAcacaaaagaagaaaaaagtaaagaaaatgGCGTCAAACCGGCAAAACGACGGAAGATACAGCCAGGGGAACAGGTTaacagaaagaaaaataaaaataaaaacaacaaccagaaaaagaaaggaaaaagcttcaaaaagaataaaataaagactGTTGTTAATAAGAAagctaaataa